A single genomic interval of Saccharospirillum mangrovi harbors:
- a CDS encoding flagellar basal body-associated FliL family protein: MAEEEIPTTGGEESSGKSRLKLLIMVIGGAVIIAMLSVAATWFLIGRGGGDEEVAPPAPEEIPLTMPEQMQTEGPAIYLALQPPFIVNYSVGARTRFLQLELSIVARDPAAIDVANTYMPLIRNNLLETLSEQDFNYLRTAQGKMDLVEELTDTIQEVMEMRLGRPGIETVLFRSFVMQ; encoded by the coding sequence ATGGCTGAGGAAGAAATCCCAACCACGGGTGGTGAAGAGAGCAGCGGCAAAAGTCGGTTGAAGCTGTTGATCATGGTGATTGGTGGCGCGGTCATCATCGCCATGTTGTCGGTAGCGGCAACCTGGTTCCTGATCGGCCGCGGTGGTGGTGACGAAGAAGTCGCACCGCCGGCACCGGAAGAGATTCCGCTGACCATGCCAGAACAGATGCAGACCGAAGGCCCGGCCATCTATCTGGCGCTGCAACCGCCTTTTATCGTGAATTACAGCGTGGGCGCGCGGACGCGATTTTTACAGCTCGAATTGAGCATCGTGGCGCGTGACCCCGCCGCGATTGATGTGGCAAATACCTACATGCCACTGATTCGCAACAACTTGTTAGAAACCTTGTCCGAGCAGGACTTCAACTACCTGCGCACGGCCCAAGGCAAAATGGATCTGGTTGAAGAGTTGACCGACACCATTCAGGAAGTGATGGAAATGCGCCTGGGCCGACCAGGCATTGAAACCGTGCTGTTCCGCAGCTTCGTGATGCAATAG
- the fliM gene encoding flagellar motor switch protein FliM produces MQDLLSQDEIDALLHGIDDGAVEEEDAGDGSGVKVYDLTSQDRIVRGRMPTLEMINERFARYTRISMFNFLRRSADVATGGIQILKFGEYVHTLYVPTSLNLVKVRPLRGTALFILDAKLVFKLVDNFFGGDGRHAKIEGREFTPTEIRVVQMVLSQVFEDMKEAWAAVLDVDFEYVSSEVNPAMANIVSPSEVVVVSTFHVELDGGGGDLHVTMPYSMIEPVREVLDAGVQSDIDEVDDRWIESLRHDILRAKVPINTKVVEREIKLRDLVELEPGDIIPIDLPETITMTANQVPLFECKLGQSGENLALKVVKPVKTNSRDVGDLKTRLMGQRQKKREEHAVEAMTEAAKQENQNE; encoded by the coding sequence GTGCAGGACTTACTTTCACAAGACGAAATTGATGCGCTCTTACACGGCATCGACGACGGCGCCGTAGAAGAAGAGGACGCGGGCGACGGCAGTGGGGTCAAAGTCTATGACCTGACCAGCCAGGACCGCATCGTCCGGGGCCGCATGCCGACCCTGGAGATGATCAACGAGCGTTTTGCGCGTTACACCCGCATCTCCATGTTTAACTTTTTGCGGCGCAGCGCGGATGTCGCCACCGGCGGTATTCAGATTCTCAAATTCGGCGAATACGTCCACACCCTCTACGTACCGACCAGTTTGAACTTGGTGAAAGTGCGGCCATTGCGCGGCACGGCCCTGTTTATTCTCGACGCCAAACTGGTGTTCAAGCTGGTGGACAACTTCTTCGGCGGTGACGGTCGTCACGCCAAGATCGAAGGCCGCGAATTCACCCCGACGGAAATCCGCGTGGTGCAGATGGTCTTGTCCCAAGTGTTCGAAGACATGAAAGAAGCCTGGGCGGCGGTACTGGACGTCGATTTCGAATACGTGTCGTCGGAAGTGAACCCGGCCATGGCCAACATCGTTTCGCCCAGCGAAGTGGTAGTAGTCTCAACCTTCCACGTCGAACTCGACGGCGGCGGCGGTGACCTGCACGTCACCATGCCGTACTCGATGATCGAGCCAGTTCGTGAAGTACTGGATGCCGGTGTGCAGAGTGACATCGACGAAGTGGACGACCGCTGGATCGAGTCGCTGCGTCACGACATCCTGCGCGCCAAAGTACCGATCAACACCAAGGTGGTGGAACGTGAAATCAAACTGCGCGACCTGGTGGAACTGGAACCTGGCGACATCATTCCGATCGATCTGCCGGAAACCATCACCATGACCGCCAACCAGGTGCCGTTGTTCGAATGTAAATTGGGACAATCCGGCGAGAACCTTGCATTGAAAGTTGTGAAGCCGGTGAAAACGAACAGTCGTGACGTCGGCGATCTGAAGACGCGACTGATGGGTCAGCGTCAGAAAAAACGCGAAGAACACGCCGTTGAAGCCATGACCGAAGCGGCCAAGCAGGAGAATCAAAATGAGTGA
- the fliN gene encoding flagellar motor switch protein FliN encodes MSDDDLPNDDENLMDGGDEDLSEDWAAAMAEAGETGDDSEDANPRAPLEEFEVTPPGAAPSSMNGEDTPNLDVILDIPVTISMEVGNTQIPIRNLLQLNQGSVIELDRLAGEPLDVLVNGTLIAHGEVVMVNEKFGIRLTDVVSQQERIQRLR; translated from the coding sequence ATGAGTGATGACGATCTGCCAAACGACGACGAAAACTTGATGGACGGTGGCGACGAAGACCTGTCGGAAGACTGGGCTGCCGCCATGGCCGAAGCCGGTGAAACCGGCGATGACAGCGAAGACGCCAACCCGCGCGCACCGCTGGAAGAGTTCGAAGTCACGCCACCTGGTGCGGCCCCGAGCTCAATGAATGGCGAAGACACGCCGAATCTGGATGTGATTCTCGACATCCCGGTGACCATTTCCATGGAAGTCGGCAACACCCAGATTCCGATCCGCAACCTGCTGCAATTGAACCAGGGCAGTGTGATCGAGCTGGACCGTTTGGCCGGTGAACCGCTGGACGTCTTGGTCAACGGTACGCTGATCGCCCACGGCGAGGTGGTGATGGTGAACGAGAAGTTCGGTATCCGCCTGACCGATGTGGTCAGCCAGCAAGAACGCATTCAGCGGCTGAGGTAA
- the fliO gene encoding flagellar biosynthetic protein FliO, translating to MGFDTHTKNLTRALLTVGLLSVAAMPAWAQQPGPGPLSGGGSDYFKLTLTLIFIVGLIFACGWLVRRMAGGTSFNNRHIKVLSVMPLGTREKLMVVKAFDDYLLLGVTTNNINTLHRFDEPPDLTETPLTSPFADRMKGLLKGLDSDPLAKHQKNAKNRSNSGD from the coding sequence ATGGGTTTTGACACCCACACCAAAAATTTGACGCGGGCGCTGCTGACGGTCGGTTTATTGTCGGTCGCAGCGATGCCCGCCTGGGCGCAACAACCCGGCCCGGGGCCGCTGTCTGGCGGTGGTAGCGACTATTTCAAGCTGACATTAACGCTGATTTTCATTGTTGGCCTTATCTTTGCGTGTGGCTGGCTAGTACGACGAATGGCTGGCGGCACAAGCTTCAATAACCGCCACATCAAGGTACTGTCGGTCATGCCCTTGGGCACCCGGGAAAAGTTGATGGTAGTGAAGGCGTTTGACGACTATCTGTTGTTGGGCGTTACCACCAATAACATCAACACCCTGCATCGTTTCGACGAGCCACCCGACCTGACAGAGACGCCGCTGACCAGTCCATTCGCCGATCGAATGAAAGGCTTGTTGAAAGGACTGGACAGTGACCCTCTGGCCAAGCATCAAAAAAACGCTAAAAACCGCTCAAACTCTGGCGACTGA
- the fliP gene encoding flagellar type III secretion system pore protein FliP (The bacterial flagellar biogenesis protein FliP forms a type III secretion system (T3SS)-type pore required for flagellar assembly.), giving the protein MLVVVTLGLLSLFAGFAHAEGIPALTVTGTEDGGQEYTVTIQILAIMTALTFIPAALMMMTSFTRIIVVFAILRQAIGLQQTPSNQMLIGLALFLTFFVMYPIFDQINRDAIQPYINEEILPLEAIDRGLAPLKDFMLNQTRETDLNLFVRLADMEGEIETPDDTPLNILIPAFVTSELKTAFQIGFLLFIPFLIIDLVVASILMSMGMMMLSPIIISLPFKIMLFVLVDGWAMIMGSLASSFA; this is encoded by the coding sequence CTGCTTGTTGTTGTAACCCTTGGCCTGCTGTCGTTATTTGCAGGCTTCGCCCACGCCGAAGGCATACCGGCGCTGACCGTCACCGGCACGGAAGACGGCGGTCAGGAATACACCGTCACCATCCAGATTCTCGCCATCATGACGGCGCTGACCTTTATTCCGGCAGCGCTGATGATGATGACCAGTTTCACCCGCATCATTGTGGTGTTCGCCATTCTGCGTCAGGCGATTGGTTTGCAGCAGACACCGTCGAACCAGATGTTGATTGGCCTGGCGCTGTTTCTGACCTTTTTTGTTATGTATCCGATTTTCGATCAGATAAATCGGGACGCCATTCAGCCGTACATCAACGAAGAAATTCTACCGTTGGAAGCCATCGACCGTGGTCTGGCGCCGTTGAAAGATTTCATGCTCAACCAGACGCGCGAAACCGATTTGAATTTGTTTGTGCGTCTGGCCGACATGGAAGGCGAGATTGAAACACCTGACGACACACCGCTGAATATTCTGATTCCTGCCTTTGTCACCAGTGAATTAAAAACTGCTTTTCAAATTGGCTTTTTGCTGTTCATTCCGTTTTTGATCATTGATCTGGTGGTGGCCTCCATCCTGATGTCGATGGGGATGATGATGCTGTCGCCGATCATTATTTCGTTGCCGTTTAAAATCATGCTGTTTGTACTGGTCGATGGCTGGGCCATGATCATGGGTTCGCTGGCGTCGAGTTTCGCCTGA
- a CDS encoding flagellar biosynthetic protein FliQ: MEAANIADLFSEALFIVVVVVTVIIGPSLIIGLIVATFQAATQINEQTLSFLPRLLVTLIVLIVTGPWIVGKVVDYTNEIILNIPILIG, translated from the coding sequence GTGGAAGCTGCAAACATTGCCGACTTGTTTTCCGAGGCGCTGTTCATTGTTGTCGTGGTGGTGACGGTTATTATTGGTCCGTCACTGATCATTGGTTTGATTGTGGCAACATTCCAGGCCGCCACTCAGATTAACGAACAGACGTTGAGCTTTTTGCCGCGCTTGTTGGTGACCTTGATTGTGTTGATCGTGACCGGGCCGTGGATCGTCGGCAAGGTGGTCGATTACACCAATGAAATTATTCTCAATATTCCCATCCTGATCGGCTGA
- the fliR gene encoding flagellar biosynthetic protein FliR: protein MWPFFRILGFFMIAPVVGSQVTPARVRVLLALVWTTALYPVLPPMPLIEVTGLGSLVIIAHQILIGVVLGFVVLAILQVVILAGQIISMQMGLGFASMVDPANGISVAVLAQWYQVLVTLVFLAINGHLVVLEVLADSFGVVPVAPISFNQGSFFAIAEFGAWVFRASLMLALPAIAALLLVNLTFGVMTRSAPQLNVFVLGFPVSMLAGLVIVWASYWAAYPMVQNLVEYHVDFMRNLLAW, encoded by the coding sequence ATGTGGCCGTTTTTTCGCATCCTGGGTTTCTTCATGATTGCGCCGGTGGTCGGTTCGCAAGTCACGCCGGCCCGGGTGCGCGTCTTGTTGGCGTTAGTGTGGACCACGGCTTTGTACCCGGTATTGCCGCCGATGCCGCTGATCGAAGTGACTGGCTTGGGCAGTCTGGTGATCATCGCGCATCAGATTTTGATTGGCGTGGTATTGGGTTTTGTGGTGCTGGCGATTTTGCAGGTCGTGATTCTCGCCGGTCAGATTATTTCCATGCAGATGGGCTTGGGTTTTGCCTCTATGGTCGATCCGGCCAACGGCATTTCAGTGGCGGTGTTGGCGCAGTGGTATCAGGTATTGGTGACCTTGGTGTTCCTCGCCATCAACGGCCATCTGGTGGTCTTGGAAGTGTTGGCGGATTCCTTTGGCGTGGTGCCGGTGGCGCCGATCAGTTTTAACCAGGGCAGTTTTTTTGCCATCGCCGAATTCGGCGCCTGGGTGTTTCGGGCGTCGTTGATGTTGGCTCTGCCAGCGATTGCGGCGTTGTTGTTGGTGAACCTGACCTTCGGTGTGATGACGCGTTCGGCGCCGCAATTAAACGTCTTTGTTTTGGGTTTTCCCGTGTCGATGCTGGCCGGTTTGGTCATTGTCTGGGCCAGCTATTGGGCGGCCTATCCGATGGTACAAAATCTGGTCGAATATCACGTCGACTTCATGCGTAACTTACTGGCTTGGTAA
- the flhB gene encoding flagellar biosynthesis protein FlhB: MAEENDSSQEKSEEPTERKLEKAREEGNVARSRELNTSAVLLAGAVSLLMFGPSLAESLMGIMKFTFGFDRQASWDTIVAMRYLEASIFDALITLVPMFAVLLIAAFFGPIALGGWNFSTKTLAPKGSRMNPLSGIKRMFSMNSLVELLKSWGKVLIVGTVSVIALFGLKNDFISMVFEPTEPAVKHASIVLAWTFLIICASTLIIAAADIPFQIYSHTKKLRMTMQEIKEEYKNTEGKPEVKSKIRQLQREMANRRMMSDVPDADVVITNPTHFAVALKYEPNVMPAPVLLAKGIDDTALKIREIAGEYNIPVMEIPPLARSVYYHTKIGDEIPEGLYIAVAQVLAYVFQIEQWRKGRGPKPDRKPDFPIPPDLREDDRPLQ, translated from the coding sequence ATGGCTGAAGAGAACGACAGTTCCCAGGAGAAATCCGAAGAACCCACGGAGCGAAAACTTGAGAAAGCGCGCGAGGAAGGCAACGTTGCGCGCTCACGCGAGTTAAACACCAGTGCGGTCTTGTTGGCCGGTGCGGTGAGTCTGTTGATGTTTGGTCCGAGCCTGGCCGAATCGTTAATGGGCATCATGAAATTCACCTTTGGCTTTGACCGCCAGGCGAGCTGGGACACCATCGTCGCCATGCGGTATCTGGAAGCCTCTATTTTCGATGCGCTGATTACGTTGGTGCCGATGTTCGCGGTGCTGTTGATCGCTGCGTTTTTTGGCCCCATTGCACTCGGCGGCTGGAATTTCTCGACCAAAACCCTGGCACCCAAGGGCAGCCGAATGAATCCGCTGTCGGGTATCAAGCGGATGTTTTCGATGAACTCGCTGGTCGAACTGCTGAAGAGCTGGGGCAAGGTGTTGATCGTCGGAACGGTGTCGGTGATTGCGCTGTTCGGTTTGAAAAACGATTTTATTTCCATGGTGTTTGAGCCGACTGAGCCGGCGGTCAAACACGCGTCCATTGTGTTGGCGTGGACGTTTTTAATTATCTGCGCCAGTACCTTAATCATCGCCGCAGCGGATATTCCGTTTCAGATTTACAGCCACACCAAAAAACTGCGCATGACGATGCAGGAAATTAAGGAAGAATATAAAAACACCGAAGGGAAGCCGGAAGTCAAAAGCAAAATTCGTCAGTTGCAGCGCGAGATGGCGAACCGCCGCATGATGTCCGACGTGCCGGACGCCGACGTAGTCATCACCAACCCGACGCACTTTGCCGTGGCGTTGAAATACGAACCCAACGTGATGCCCGCACCCGTATTGCTGGCAAAGGGTATCGACGATACAGCATTGAAAATTCGCGAAATTGCCGGTGAATACAACATCCCGGTAATGGAAATTCCGCCGCTGGCGCGTTCGGTTTATTACCACACCAAGATCGGTGACGAGATTCCCGAAGGTTTGTACATCGCCGTTGCCCAGGTGCTGGCGTACGTCTTTCAGATCGAGCAGTGGCGCAAAGGCCGCGGCCCGAAACCCGATCGCAAACCGGACTTCCCGATTCCGCCGGATTTACGCGAAGACGATCGCCCGTTGCAATAA